Part of the Ochotona princeps isolate mOchPri1 chromosome 15, mOchPri1.hap1, whole genome shotgun sequence genome, ctccccctcctccccctcctcccaccttctcctccccctcccaccttctcctccccctcctcccaccttctcctccccctcctcccaccttctcctccccctcctcccaccttctcctcccccatctcccaccttctcctccccctcctccccctcctcccaccttctcctccccctcctccccctcctcccaccttctcctccccctcccaccttctcctccccctcctcccaccttctcctcccccacctcccaccttctcctccccctcctcccaccttctcctccccctcctcccaccttctcctccccctcctcccaccttctcctccccctcctccccctcctcccaccttctcctccccctcccaccttctcctccccctcctcccaccttctcctccccctcctcccaccttctcctccccctcctcccatcttcttctctccttcctcccactttctcctccccttcctctcccccctcctcctcctcctcctcccaccgtctcctccccctcctcctcccccttctaCTCATGGTGCAGGCATGTAGCCTTGGGGAGTAAGGAGACAGCCAGGGGGTGGTGGACACCCCGCCTCCCCTAGGGACAGGAGGGATGAgtgcccaggctgctgtgggggctgggctgggggcttggCATGTTCCTGGGCTCAGGTAAGTGGGGACCCTCTGCTCTGAGCAGTCAGGATCCACAGAGGTGTGCTTGCTGCTGTCCCCCATCCAAGGGCATGTTTAGCTTCTGGTGTTGCAGGTCAGCACTCTGCCCAGGGCAGCTTCTCCGAACAGCAGGGGCCTGGGCTTCGCTTCCAAGCCTTGTTCCCTTGGCCGCTTGCTTCTGCCATTTTTAGAATTTAGACAAGAGCCCAGGGGAAGGTTGCAGTTGACCTTGAAGTCATCCGTGAACCTGGGCTCAAGTGCATCGTCCCCACACGCCTCCTGCCGTGGGGACCCCGATGTGACTGCAAGGGCTGGGCTCACGGGATTTCAGGTGGAGTCCCAGGCAGACCCTTGGTGAGGGTGGATGCTGGAGAGCATGGGGCCCCTGCCGCTTCTGTGCCCTCTCTGATGAGAGGTGCTGCTTCCTTTGCAGTCCACTTCCGCTATGTGGTGTTCCCACCCCTTCCTGGATGAGATTCTGATTGGGACCATCAAAGGCTGCAGCCCTGAGGGAGTGCACGGTAAGGGGGCGTGGCAGCGAGGGGACTCCAGGGGCAGGTGGCATGTGCCATCTGCAGGGTCGCGCAGGAAGGCTCTGCTGTCAAGGGCAGCCTTCCCCCCGGTTGGCTGTGGGGTCCTGTCAGGGCCTGTGGGGTGGAAGTACTTGCCAGTCCCTGCTTGGGGCTTTGTCCTGGGCTGCTCAGGGTGCTGGGGACAGCAGAGCAGTGGGCTCTGGGCTGGGAAGGGACTCACCCTGCATCATGGAGCCCTACCCCATGCCGCCCCATCATCTTCCAGTCTCTCTCGGCTTCTTCGATGACATCCTCATCCCTCCAGAGTCACTGCAGCAGCCAGCCAAGTTGTATCCTCCCAAGGTGGCGGACTTGTGGGTCTCTAAGCCCCCACTGATGGATGGCGTCCCCATTACCGGGGTGGCCCCGGCTTCCCCAGGGTTCTGGGAGCAAGCCTCCTCTTCCTGCACGGACACTGCACACTGTTGGACCCTGCTGGGAGTGCCTTTCCTTCTGGAATACTCCCTCCACTGGCCCTGACTCCCACCTGCCTGCAGCCTCCAGGGTCCCCTGCCAGCCCTCACCTAGCTGCATAGGTGCTCCTGTTCCTTGGGTGCCTCAGTAGTCACACTGCCCCATACACAGCCGGTGGCGGCAGCAGGGCTACCACTAGAGGGCAGAGTGGCTTCTCAGTCCAGGCCCGGGAAGGGCTGCCCATCGGCCGGCTCTGCTTGGGctagggcagggcagggatgggggccTGTGACCGGTCAGAAAGCCTGTCTCTGCCAGCCGGTGACCTCATCCCACCTACCACCTCCTTTGATAGCTGGGTGGgactttttgaaagatgtatttctttggtttttttttttttttaagatttattcactttattacagccagatatacagagaggaggagagacagagaggaagatcctccatccgatgattcactccccaagtgagccgcaatgggccggtgcgtgccgatccgaagccgggaaccaggaacctcttccaggtctcccatgcgggtgcagtgtcccaatgcattgggtcgtcctcaactgctttcccaggccacaagcagggagctggatgggaagtggagctgccaggattagaaccggcgcccatatgggatcccggagcattcaaggcaaggactttagctgctaggccacgccgctgggccaaaaagatgtatttatttgagaggaaaagtttttgtttttgaagatttttatttttattcgaaagagaAAAATactccattcgctggttcacttctcaaatgactgcaatggctggagctgggccagtctgaagccaggagccaggagcttctgggtatcccacatgggtacagggtcccaaggacttgagctatcttctgctctcccaggcgcattagcaggggagCTTGGTCAGAAACAGCAGCTGAGTTAGCTCcactgtgggatgttggcatcagcagtggcttaacctgcagcaCGGCAGGGCCAGCCCCTGGGTGAATGCCAGGCTGTCGCCAAACCTTCAGGTTTGGATGACGTGGGGTGTGAGGGCGCCCCCTCCTGGAGGCGAGGCTCATGCTGTGATGCCCCTGCATTCGTGCCCTGACGCCCCATGGCCCCACACCACTAGCTCTTCACTGAGGgtctgggccctgccatccagTGACTTCCCTGCCATGGCCCGCTGGCCTCCTTGACCTTTGGCCTCCAGTGACGAAGCTGAGCAGGTGTGGGTGTGGGAGTACGAAACGGAGGAAGGCGCACACGACCTGTACATGGACACGGGCGAAGAGATCCGCTTCCGGGTGGTGGACGAGAGCTTCGTGGACACATCCCCCACGGGGCCCAGCAACGCTGAGGGCACCACTTCCAGCGAGGAGCTGCCCAAGAAGGAGGCGCCATACACGCTGGTGGTGAGGGGCACATCTGGGGGTGCAGGCTGCCTCCCAGAACCCCCTAGCAAGTCAGGGCACCTAtccctggggagctggggggacagCTGCCATGGCTTTCTGCATGTGTTTGGGGGTTGCCCCCCAAGAGGGACAGCACACAGTGTGCTCAGGGGCTGGGGGCATTCCTGCAGGGGGACAGCTGGGCCTCGGGAGCACCTCTGGCCGGGGTGCTCAAGGGCCACATGGTGAGACGTTTCTGTTCTCTTCCCGGCAGGGCTCTATCAGTGAGCCGGGCCTGGGCCTGCTCTCCTGGTGGACCAGCAGTTAGCCCAAGGGCTCTGTGGACAGTGGTACAGCCTGCTGCTGAGGATGGCAACAGCGGGTCCCGTAGCTGAGTCTGCTGCCTGGCGTTGGTGCAGTGGGGATGGGAGTGCTCCGAGCTCATCCCCCATCCTGACCCTGCTCCTGGAGCTGCCCTGCTGGCTGCATGGAGTCAGTAAACATGGGCAGCGTCCAGACCAAAGAGGACTGGGTCTGCAGTGACATCGGGCCCTGGCACCACGGCACTCCCAGGATGGCAACACGGGGCTTCTCCAACCCTCCCTGACACCTGCAGCCTCACCCTGATGCTGCGAGCCACATCTCTACCGGGCTTTGGtggtgcaggtgctgtggccttgcAGGCCGGAGAGCAGATGCAGCCTGCGGCCAGGGACAGCCTGGCATGCAGATGTGCAGGGCACCGGGGGGACAGAAGGCGCCCACCCTGGGAACTATAGGAACCTGGGGGTGTAAATGACCTGGCACACCTCCCATTCCTCCACCATGGGGCCTGGACACAGCTGTGGCCAAGAGGACCATTCTCTGACCCTCCCCACGAACAACTTATAGCGCAGACACCAACCACTCACACACACGTCACTAACGTCAATTCTTATTTCCCTTGCAGAAACAAAAGGCTCTAAACTCTTCAGCCACCAGTGAAATGATCAGGCAGAATAAAAACTTTAGATGGGAGTGTTGTCCTCAAAAATAAATAGTCACCGGGGCCTGCTCAAGATGGGAACCGGACTGAcacagggaggcagggctggggctgcaggagccCCTCGGCTGCGGGTCACGGTGCAGGCtgaggggcaggcaggaagtgTCTGTCACTCCAGAGGGCGGGAAGCTGTGGCCTGGACAGATCCGATCCAGCTCTGGTGGCACACACGGGCATGCGACGCAGGAGCCCAGGCCGGGTGTGGCCTTACTGCTGTAGTTCCTTCATTCTGTTGAGGGCGCTGCCAGCGCGGAACCATTCAATCTGGGTCTCATTGAAGGTGTGGTTCAGGAGGATGGTCTCCTGGGTCCCATTGGGGTGCTTGATGATGCACTTGAGGGGCTGCAAGGTAGGGGACAGGTGTGGGTGGGCACTGTCGGGGGCCCAGAGGACTGCACCACTGTGCTCCAACCCGGGCCATGCCCACCAAGGGGCGGAGAGGAGGGGAAGTGAGGCATGCACCCCTTCACCTGCCCAAGGACGCCCCAGCCCGCTGACCTTGCCCGGGGCGAAGTCCTTTAGACCCTGAATGGTCAGTTTGTCCACAGGGTGGATCTTGTTGTAGTCAGCAGGGTCAGCGAAGGTGAGGGGCAGCAGGCCCTGTTTCTTCAGGTTGGTTTCTGGAAGGTGCAGTACAGGTCCATGGAGTGAGGCCTACCCCCTTACCTGTCCAGGGAGCCCACCAGCTCCAAAAGCTGGGAGACCCCTGGTCCTGCTGCCTGGCCGGTGCACAACACCGCCTCCTGGGTCTCAGTTCTAACTCATGTCTGGGACGGGAGCTGTGGGCCGAGCTGAGGACTGGAGTGGACACAGGCCTGTGAGCTGGGATAGGCTCCGGGTCCAGCCTGGCCACCAGCAACGTGAGTAGCCTGGATCCTGGCGAGGGGTGGGTCTGGAGTCTGCCCACTCACCGTGGATCCTGGCAAAGCTCTTGGTGATGATGGCCCGGCCTCCCAGGTGGCGCGGCTCCAGCGCTGCATGCTCCCGGCTTGAGCCCTCGCCGTAGTTCTCATCGCCAATCACCACCCACCTGATGCCATGTTTCTGCAGACAGGCGACAGTGTGCCCATGACGGAGGCACTGGCCCAGGCAGCCCCAGTCCCTCTCGCTGGCAGCGAACGAGACCAGAGGGAAGAGGCAGAGTGGACGGGCCCGGAAGAGGTGGCCCACTTGTTGGggctcagcagggaggtgggggaggcccACAGGGCAGGAGCAGAGTCCAGGGCAGTGGAGTGTGCTGGGTGAGTTCTGGGACTGCTGTCTGCAGAACAGCGAGGTACGGGGAGGCTCCTGCATGGAGCACCCCTTCCGTCCTGCCACGTCACAACATGGGCTCAGTCATGCTTCTGTAACTTTCCCAAACAAGGAATCTGCCTCGAGCTCAGGGTCTGCCCATGGCTTCACCCTGCACTTTCCCCGGCTCTCAGCCTGACCATGAACTcgccctctgctcctggggctcctggggcccCTTCCTCCCTGGCTGCCATCTCCTGTATCGTGGGGTCTTAGCCCTCTTGGGCCAGATGCCTCCTGCAGGTCCTCCCAGGTAGGGCCACCCTGCACTTGCTCCATGCACTTGAGCTGAGCCCCACTCCCTGGGCCCAGGCCTCCACCCCCCATGcttccctgtgcctgtccccactGATGGACATACCTTGTAGTAGCGGGCAGTGTCGGGGACAGGGCCAAACTCCTGGGTGACGGCATTGCGGACTGAGTTGGCTTTGCCATTCTCAATGTTGATGGCCCCAATGAGCAGGTTGTTGGAGATGTTGTCTAGGTGCCCACGGAACTTGAGCCATGGGCCAGCAGCTGAAATGTGGTCAGTGGTGCACTTCCCTTTGACCTTGAGGGAGAGAACAGAGGGGATGGTGGTCAGGGTCAGGCCATGCATGATGGGAGAGATGCCGCCTTCCAGAGGCAGTCAGAGGCCCAGGCCTGGACAGGATTTAGTCACCGGGCAATGAGGGCATaacctccctgccccctgcctgtcTGTGGCCTCCAGGATCAACCACTATAAGGGGGCAGGCTGAACAGGGCAGCTGCTTGCTCACCTTTCAGCCTTGtccagctcagagaagcccaAACCAGAAGCTTGGCCAATTAAGCTAGACTCACACAATCCTGGGGGCCTGCTAGGTCCCCCAGTGACCGACTGTGACCATCTGTCAGGCCCACAAACCCTTAGTAGACGTACAAGGCGGATAGGGGTATGAGACCTGCTCAGTTTCCAAAGTGGATACatcctgcctgtgtgtgggggtCTGGCCCACACAGCATCCACCGCTGtggcagggcctgggcctggacGGCTGGCCATGTGTCCAGCTCTGCCCAGCAGGCTGTGGAGGAGGCACACCCAGCTGCCCGATCCCCCCGCTCCAGCCTTCCCCTCGGCCGCCGCCCTCCAGGCAGGAAGGGGCCCTGACCTTGATGAGGATCTGCAGGTCTTCCAGGTCCTGGCCATCCCACTTGTCAAAAGGCTCGAGCAGCTGCAGGCGCTGGCTGGTGGGGCTCACGTCCACGCGCTGCCCACTGCTGTCCTTCGGGGGATGCTGGTAGGTGTCCTGCCCAGGGTCGAACTCCTACAGCACGGGACAGGGATGCTGCGGGCAGGTCCTCCCTCCCCACATGTGCCCAGCCCTCCCTCTCGGGGCACAGCAGCTTTGCTCTCCTGGCCACGGCCCTGGGTAGAGGCAGGCCCACGGaagggcacagagcaggtggcagcACCAGCTCACCGCGCGGGGAAGCTCATCTGCGTCTGGGGCCTCCAGCTTGAACTTCTTGCCATCCTTGCCCATCAGGAAATCGGTCTCTGGGTTGAACTTGAGGGTTCCCGCGATGGCCAGGGCGGTGACAATCTGGAATGGTGGTGGCCGGTGCAGTAGTTAGCATCCAATACCACATGGTGCTCCCCTGCCCAGTGCAAGGCCAGTCTGTGAGGCTGAAAGCCGGGTGACCTCTGTGGCCTCCCGGGAAGCCCGAGTGGCTGGACTGTTGCTGGGAGCTGAGGTCACTGGGCCTGCAGCGTCGTTTTGTCCCATCGCAGGCCTGGCAGGGAAGGGCTGCTGCGGTTGGTTCCACGTGGACAGCACACTGAAAACCGAGGGGACATTCGCCCCTCCACAAAGCATTCCTGGAGCCCCAGGCAAGGGCAGTGCTGGCTGGGCACAGAGCTGGCAGTGCCACAGCCACGAGGCCTTTTGAAAACAATTCCTGGCCCTAAAGGCCAACTAAATGTTGGCTTCCGAGCAAGCAGGGCTCTCCAGCAGCTGCGCACACAGCCTCTCTGGATCGCCCTTCATGTCTGAGGCCTGACTGGTGGCGCGGCTCTGACCCCTCTAGATCCTGGGTCTGGTGCTCAGCGCGCTGGCCAAGCACATGTGGTCACTGTGACGGGCAGGGCTGGAACTGTCCCTGTGCCTGACTACTAGGTATACACCTCCCAGCCGGAGCACGAGGGACAGGGTGGGAAGGCCTGCGGCTCTCAGTCCTGCCTGGGCCACCCCCGGGCAGCGCTGTGTGGTCAGCAAGCCCTGAGGCTGCACAAGGGAGCCTCACCTCTGGGGACGTGACAAAAGCGTGGGTCTCTGCGTTGGCATCGTTGCGGCCTGTGAAGTTCCTGTTGTATGACGTGACAATGGtgttcttctctcccttcttgaTGTCCTTCCTACCGGGCCACAAAGTcatggttaaggacacctggccTGTCCTAGGCCTGAGGATTTGCGTGTGGCACTCGGGGACAGGAAAGAGCAGTGAACAGGAGCCTCGCCTGGGACCGTGTCACACAGGCAACAGCCAGGTCGAGCCTGGGCGTCCTGGACGGGGCTCCCCTCCAGTGGCTTGCTCAGGCTCCCAGCTACGTCTACCAGCCCAGCTTCAAGCCCAGAGCCTCTGCCTCCCCTTCCAGCTGCATCCAGGGGCACCTGCACAGGCCCTCCGAGGCCAGCAGCGCCAGGAACAGCGGCCTTGGGCCGAGGCTGCTGCTCTCCACATTGCTAACGCCCCACTTCGTTTCTCGGACACAGAAGGGATAGCTGTCCCGCCAGAGGGCCCCTCTCACCTGTCCCACTGGCCAATGCAGGGGCCGCAGGCGTTGGCCAGGACGACGCCACCCACATCCCTCAGGACCTGGGCCTGCagtgggcaggaggaggcaggcaCTGTCAGCCCAGGCAGGTGCTGATGGGAAGGAGGGGCGCCCAGCAGTGCGGGAAACAGGGCGCGGGGCTGCGAGCACTCACATAGCCGTCCCGCTCGATGGTGGCGCGGATCTGCTCGGAGCCTGGCGTGATGGTGAACAGCGACTTGCACTTGAGCCCGTGGGCGAGCGCCTGCTTGGCCACAGCCGCCGAGCGCC contains:
- the POLR3H gene encoding LOW QUALITY PROTEIN: DNA-directed RNA polymerase III subunit RPC8 (The sequence of the model RefSeq protein was modified relative to this genomic sequence to represent the inferred CDS: deleted 1 base in 1 codon), whose amino-acid sequence is MFVLVEMVDTVRIPPWQFERKLNDSIAEELNKKLANKVVYNVGLCVCLFDITKLEDAYVFPGDGASHTKVHFRYVVFHPFLDEILIGTIKGCSPEGVHVSLGFFDDILIPPESLQQPAKFDEAEQVWVWEYETEEGAHDLYMDTGEEIRFRVVDESFVDTSPTGPSNAEGTTSSEELPKKEAPYTLVGSISEPGLGLLSWWTSS